The sequence TAGATCGTCTTGGGTcgtccattcggcactttgacacttagtttcaggttcatgttggaaacaccaccttTCATCGCcaattacaatgttgtaaaggaagttctcgtcttttcacgcctctttaatgagctctttcgaatgttgaattatgggcaatttttggtcctcagttaacttgtacggcatgaaacgtgcacagacctttcgtaagcccaaatgatcggTTCAAATGCGAGAAATCGATGTttcggagatattcaactccgattccaagaatttcaacgatgatttcggtttatttttcataaatttacgaacaacttCGTTGAAGTTtgcggtgattactgattttggacggcccgtatgttcattgtcatttatgtcctcacaaccatctctgaaacgtgtaaaccactcatgagctCTGACACGAGATAGACGATCATCGCCAAGGCGAATCCATTAAAGGTTGTGTTGGTAAATAAGCTGAGTTTttttttcgccgtgtccatatgGCTGTCAGTTCAGAATGAAATAAGGCGAATTCGtatttctcaatactttgctttgacaatcaaacgtacagaacattgttgttggtctggtGCCACCACCttcaatgaatgcgccttgatcatcgccataaacttttttcatcaattcaaatgtttcggtaaacgttttaacgattttaaaacaaaatttgatatcagctctttgttcgaaactcatttttgtaccggtGACACAAACAtattgacactttagacgcaataacttcgcttccactgaagtGAATGtcgccaagctttcactggcagtcagctagggatgtaacttccaacgcactaactcattaaaaatatggcgccatcaaaaacatttttatgacgccagtcttgttcattttggacttcaccttgtatatcccctgcaaataataatcataaaatgAATGTTTTACCCTCAGACGGTCGCTCGACCACTGGCTGGCTCCTTTTGATATCACCTCAAACACCTCATTGACGCTGAGCTCACCACGTTGGTCCTGCACTCGTTGTAGACGTGACGAAAAGAAGCCAACAACCTAAGAAGtgttcaaaatatttaactttacaTGCAACAAGTTCTGAAACATAACAAAATATTGTGTCGCATTTCTTATTCGCATACCATATCGATGTTCTGTATTATATCTTGAAACGCATGATGACTACGGAAGCTTTCGAAAACACTTCGTTTATACAGCAATGTATAAACCAGGTTCGGGCAataaaccaactgattggagAGACAGGAGTTAAGTATTTCCAATACCATCCGTAACACCTCCTCCAACACTGTGAGATCTTGCAGCATATCTTCGGGCGTTGTGGTTACGTTCACGAAAACTCCATTATTAACCGGCTCCTTCAGTTGCGCATCGAGACGTGTATGCTTACGCGCTAATGTCTCGAAAAGCGATATCAATCGTTGCGCCACATATGGATGTAATGCACGAAATTGTCCCGACATATTCGCCAACGCCGCCAGACAGttggtatgcaaatatttatcgCGCATCTTCAACATATTGTATTGTATAGTACGTATGACAACCAGGATAAGAAGACCGCCCAGCGATATTTCCGATATGGTGCGCTCTGTGTACCAATGAATATTTTTCAGCATCTAAAACAAAGCAAAGTAGTAGAAGTTAATTAGTTTAAATCGAGTTGGCGCAAACGAAGTACACTCACAATATTATGCacatttttgttgaatccgtCATCCTCGCTCAGGATTAGCAGCACAATCAGCGACATGTAGATGTGATGCGAAGTGCTATCGGGTGCGTGATACAAGGTCTGCAATATTGGTATAACCAAGTCCTCTAGATCATTTTGTGCCATTACAAAGCGGTAGAAGCGTTCATTTCGATGTAGCAAGAGGTAAAGCAACAGTGTTGCCTGGTCGATAGTCACAATGCGACACAATGTCTCATAAACGGAGGAGAAGTCGATCTGGAAGCTGGCGCTCTCTTTTGGTGAGTCTTTCGAGTCGGCACAGCCAAATAGGCTGGCACGATACGGATTATCCTTAGTGGTGCAGTGATTTGTCAATATGAGAATGAGCAGAAGACTTTGATTGGCAAGTGGGTAGTGATCACGAAATTGTTGTGAAAGCTCAGCGCCTGTAGCGCCAGTTGCTTTTAGAACATCCTGTTGTTTGCGGAAGGTGAAAATGGAAAGCAATGATTCAGCTATGCCAAAAACGAACGAACCGGATGACGAAGAGCCGAACATATTgtgtggtacttcaaccatgcGCGCAACAAAATGTAGCAGCGCAGACACGAGCACATTTGCATGCtgacatttaaaaatagttctagcaaaggaaataaacaaaattatattagcGCTTTAATTAAAAGTCCATTCGGCGTTTACCTAAAAATTATCGATTTCTCTGTGGGTTGTTCGGTGAATAGGTGTACGGAGAGCAGAGTAATGAAGGTATTCACCGCCTCCAAATGCAAGTGATATGTGAATTCCCTGGAAAAGCGTGAAAGcagatatttgaaatatttatgacaAACTGTTTCCGACACCCTCTTACTTGACTGGAATCACTACAATCAGATTTACAAGCGCATCGATGAATGACTCAAACTTTGCGCCATCCACCACCAGTACTGTCTTGGCGAGTGCGACACCAGCAGCCCCATCCTCGACGGCCTCGACAGCAATAGGCAGCGCTGTTTCGCCCTCTGCACGCAAAAAATCCTCATTAGGTATCGCTTCGAAATGTTGCAACAGTTGGAACTCAGACCCAGTTTCAATGATATACTTAATTAACGAACGTATAATGAAGAGTGCATTGAAGGTATGCCATATGTGCAGGTTGCTCTCCTTATCTGATAGAGATAGCAACTCGGCTGCTTTTTCCAGAAAAACAGATATCAGTGAACCAAAATTGCC is a genomic window of Anastrepha ludens isolate Willacy chromosome 6, idAnaLude1.1, whole genome shotgun sequence containing:
- the LOC128866560 gene encoding dymeclin, with amino-acid sequence MGINVSRQANLSENELLRRFVGRAHIPHEDTSYWNGLLNYHITMPEDSQDQLSLDSRLETLCQSFISNNLMTGNFGSLISVFLEKAAELLSLSDKESNLHIWHTFNALFIIRSLIKYIIETGSEFQLLQHFEAIPNEDFLRAEGETALPIAVEAVEDGAAGVALAKTVLVVDGAKFESFIDALVNLIVVIPVKEFTYHLHLEAVNTFITLLSVHLFTEQPTEKSIIFRTIFKCQHANVLVSALLHFVARMVEVPHNMFGSSSSGSFVFGIAESLLSIFTFRKQQDVLKATGATGAELSQQFRDHYPLANQSLLLILILTNHCTTKDNPYRASLFGCADSKDSPKESASFQIDFSSVYETLCRIVTIDQATLLLYLLLHRNERFYRFVMAQNDLEDLVIPILQTLYHAPDSTSHHIYMSLIVLLILSEDDGFNKNVHNIMLKNIHWYTERTISEISLGGLLILVVIRTIQYNMLKMRDKYLHTNCLAALANMSGQFRALHPYVAQRLISLFETLARKHTRLDAQLKEPVNNGVFVNVTTTPEDMLQDLTVLEEVLRMVLEILNSCLSNQLVYCPNLVYTLLYKRSVFESFRSHHAFQDIIQNIDMVVGFFSSRLQRVQDQRGELSVNEVFEVISKGASQWSSDRLRKFPDLKFKYVEEDAPEEFFIPYVWTLVCKYGCVHFSSESIKGVTTDIQC